In Janthinobacterium sp. 67, a genomic segment contains:
- a CDS encoding NADH-quinone oxidoreductase subunit C: MTTHLEVLQNALGTALGDRVSTTVTLGEVTLQVKAEDYLAVMLTLRDDPALHFEQLIDLCGVDYSTYGDGTWDGLRYAAVSHLLSVKHNWRVRVRVFAPDDDMPLLPSVVSIWRAVNWYEREAFDLLGILFEGHNDLRRLLTDYGFIGHPFRKDFPVSGYVEMRYDPEQKRVIYQPVTIEPRENVPRVIREEHYGMK; encoded by the coding sequence ATGACAACACATTTAGAAGTATTGCAAAACGCCCTCGGCACTGCCCTGGGCGATCGCGTTAGCACGACGGTAACGCTGGGCGAAGTCACCTTGCAGGTCAAGGCGGAAGACTACCTGGCCGTGATGCTGACCCTGCGCGACGATCCGGCCCTGCATTTCGAGCAATTGATCGATCTGTGCGGCGTCGACTATTCGACCTATGGCGATGGCACCTGGGATGGCCTGCGTTACGCGGCCGTGTCGCACTTGCTGTCGGTCAAGCACAACTGGCGCGTGCGCGTGCGCGTGTTCGCACCGGACGACGACATGCCGTTGCTGCCTTCCGTGGTGAGCATCTGGCGTGCCGTCAACTGGTACGAGCGCGAAGCATTTGACCTGCTGGGCATCCTCTTCGAAGGCCACAACGACTTGCGCCGCCTGCTGACCGACTACGGTTTCATCGGCCATCCGTTCCGCAAGGATTTCCCCGTCTCCGGCTATGTCGAGATGCGCTACGATCCGGAACAAAAGCGCGTGATTTACCAGCCCGTGACGATCGAGCCGCGGGAAAACGTGCCGCGCGTGATCCGCGAAGAACATTACGGGATGAAATAA
- a CDS encoding NuoB/complex I 20 kDa subunit family protein, producing MAIEGVLSEGFITTSADKLINWARTGSMFPMTFGLACCAVEMMHVGAARYDMDRFGVVFRPSPRQSDVMIVAGTLCNKMAPALRKVYDQMAEPRWVISMGSCANGGGYYHYSYSVVRGCDRIVPVDVYVPGCPPTAEALLYGIMQLQNKIKRTSTIAR from the coding sequence ATGGCTATTGAAGGCGTATTAAGCGAAGGTTTCATCACCACCTCGGCCGACAAGCTGATCAACTGGGCGCGCACCGGGTCTATGTTCCCGATGACGTTCGGTCTGGCCTGCTGTGCGGTCGAAATGATGCATGTGGGCGCAGCCCGCTACGATATGGACCGTTTCGGCGTCGTGTTTCGTCCGTCGCCGCGTCAGTCCGACGTCATGATCGTTGCCGGCACCCTGTGCAACAAGATGGCGCCGGCCCTGCGCAAGGTCTACGACCAGATGGCGGAGCCACGCTGGGTCATCTCGATGGGTTCCTGCGCCAATGGCGGCGGGTACTACCATTACTCCTATTCCGTGGTGCGCGGTTGCGACCGCATCGTGCCCGTCGACGTGTATGTGCCTGGCTGTCCTCCGACCGCTGAAGCCTTGCTGTACGGCATCATGCAGTTGCAGAACAAGATCAAGCGTACCAGCACGATCGCACGCTAA
- a CDS encoding NADH-quinone oxidoreductase subunit A: protein MNLENYFPVLLFIIIGLGVGIAPQLLGRLLGPNKPDAAKLSPYECGFEAFEDARMKFDVRYYLVAILFILFDLETAFFFPWGVAMRDLGWAGFVTMMVFIAEFVVGFWYIWKKGALDWE from the coding sequence GTGAACCTCGAAAATTACTTCCCCGTCCTGCTGTTCATTATTATCGGCCTTGGTGTCGGTATCGCTCCCCAGCTCCTGGGGCGCCTGTTAGGTCCTAACAAGCCTGACGCAGCAAAACTCTCCCCGTACGAATGTGGTTTTGAAGCATTCGAAGACGCGCGCATGAAATTCGATGTGCGCTACTATCTGGTCGCAATCCTGTTTATTTTGTTCGATCTGGAAACGGCATTCTTTTTCCCATGGGGCGTTGCAATGCGCGACCTGGGCTGGGCCGGTTTCGTCACGATGATGGTGTTCATCGCTGAATTCGTGGTCGGATTTTGGTACATTTGGAAGAAAGGTGCCCTTGACTGGGAATAA
- the secG gene encoding preprotein translocase subunit SecG: MNMMFNLVVVVQVLSALSIIALVLLQHGKGADMGAAFGSGASGSLFGATGSSNFMSKSTGVAAAIFFGATLALSLMANQRATTVGGGVMDKVVKPVPVTGAGAIPTTVPAAPAASAPAAAAPVASTPAGAIPK, encoded by the coding sequence ATGAACATGATGTTCAATCTGGTAGTGGTAGTACAGGTTCTTTCGGCATTGTCGATTATCGCGCTGGTGTTGCTGCAGCACGGCAAGGGCGCCGACATGGGCGCCGCCTTCGGTTCGGGCGCTTCGGGCAGCCTGTTCGGTGCGACGGGTTCGTCGAACTTCATGTCGAAATCGACGGGCGTTGCCGCCGCGATCTTCTTTGGCGCCACCCTGGCCCTGTCGCTGATGGCCAATCAGCGCGCCACGACGGTCGGCGGCGGCGTGATGGACAAAGTCGTCAAGCCAGTGCCGGTCACCGGCGCGGGCGCGATCCCGACGACGGTGCCTGCAGCTCCGGCGGCCAGCGCTCCGGCAGCGGCTGCTCCGGTTGCCAGCACCCCTGCCGGCGCGATTCCGAAGTAA
- the tpiA gene encoding triose-phosphate isomerase, which produces MRRKLVVGNWKMNGSRTSNAVLLSEIVAGLAASGAASAVCVPAPYLAQCQAQLAGTALGWGAQDMSAHASGAYTGEISAAMLQDFGCGYVVIGHSERRAYHGESDAQVAAKTVAALAAGITPIVCIGETLAQREAGQTDAVVAQQLGAVLAAISADDVAKLVLAYEPVWAIGTGKTATPQMAQDVHQVLRGQLAAKNAVAAAGVQILYGGSMKPENAKELMAMPDIDGGLIGGAALKAADFLAIIHAAD; this is translated from the coding sequence ATGCGTCGCAAACTCGTCGTCGGAAATTGGAAAATGAACGGCAGTCGCACCTCGAACGCGGTGTTATTGTCTGAAATAGTTGCTGGTCTGGCCGCCTCTGGCGCCGCCAGCGCCGTCTGTGTGCCTGCGCCGTATCTGGCGCAGTGCCAGGCGCAATTGGCAGGCACGGCTCTCGGCTGGGGCGCGCAGGATATGTCCGCGCACGCCAGCGGCGCCTACACGGGAGAAATCTCGGCCGCCATGCTGCAGGATTTCGGTTGCGGCTATGTGGTGATCGGGCATTCCGAGCGCCGCGCCTACCATGGCGAGAGCGATGCGCAAGTGGCGGCCAAGACGGTTGCCGCGCTGGCGGCGGGCATCACGCCTATCGTCTGCATCGGCGAAACCCTGGCCCAGCGCGAAGCGGGACAGACCGACGCCGTCGTGGCGCAGCAGCTGGGCGCCGTGCTGGCGGCGATTTCCGCCGACGACGTGGCGAAACTGGTGCTGGCCTATGAGCCGGTCTGGGCCATCGGTACGGGCAAGACGGCCACGCCGCAAATGGCGCAGGACGTGCATCAGGTATTGCGCGGCCAGCTGGCGGCAAAGAATGCGGTAGCGGCCGCCGGCGTGCAGATCCTGTACGGCGGCAGCATGAAGCCGGAGAACGCAAAGGAATTGATGGCGATGCCGGATATCGATGGCGGTCTGATCGGTGGAGCGGCATTGAAGGCGGCGGATTTCCTGGCGATTATTCACGCCGCCGATTGA
- a CDS encoding NAD(P)H-quinone oxidoreductase, with amino-acid sequence MRAVAISQPGPADVLRIVECPVPAFKAGELLIKVHAAGINRPDVLQRLGKYAPPAGASDLPGLEVAGEVVDGDFSNIAFKKGDLVCALVQGGGYAEYCAAPAGQCLPLPKGLTALEGASLPENFFTVWSNVFDRCALADGETLLVQGGTSGIGVTAIQLATALGHRVFATAGSDEKARACEALGAERGINYRTEDFVAVVKELTGGKGVDVILDMVGGDYLPREISCLADDGRIGLIAVQGGTRAELDLGTLLRRRLTVTGSTLRPRSVAFKAAIANHLRTTVWPLIEAGKITPVIYQTFPLEKANEAHALMEASTHVGKIMLQVA; translated from the coding sequence ATGCGTGCAGTTGCCATCAGTCAGCCAGGTCCCGCCGACGTCTTGCGGATCGTCGAGTGTCCCGTTCCCGCCTTCAAGGCCGGTGAACTGCTGATCAAGGTGCACGCGGCCGGCATCAACCGTCCCGACGTGCTGCAGCGCCTGGGCAAGTACGCGCCGCCAGCCGGCGCATCCGACTTGCCGGGCCTGGAAGTGGCGGGCGAAGTCGTCGATGGCGATTTCAGCAATATCGCATTCAAAAAGGGCGACCTCGTCTGCGCGCTGGTGCAGGGCGGCGGCTATGCCGAATACTGCGCCGCGCCTGCCGGCCAGTGCCTGCCCTTGCCGAAGGGCTTGACGGCGCTGGAAGGCGCATCCCTGCCGGAAAACTTCTTTACCGTCTGGAGCAATGTCTTCGACCGCTGCGCGCTGGCCGATGGCGAAACGTTATTGGTGCAGGGCGGCACGTCCGGCATCGGCGTGACGGCCATTCAACTGGCGACAGCGCTGGGCCACCGCGTGTTCGCCACGGCGGGCAGCGACGAGAAGGCGCGCGCCTGCGAGGCGCTGGGCGCCGAACGGGGCATCAATTACCGCACGGAAGATTTCGTCGCCGTCGTCAAGGAATTGACCGGTGGCAAGGGCGTCGACGTCATCCTCGACATGGTGGGCGGCGACTACCTGCCGCGCGAGATCAGCTGCCTGGCCGACGACGGCCGCATCGGCCTGATCGCCGTGCAGGGCGGCACCAGGGCGGAGCTGGACCTGGGCACCTTGCTGCGCCGCCGTTTGACGGTGACGGGTTCCACCCTGCGTCCCCGTTCCGTGGCCTTCAAGGCGGCCATCGCGAACCATTTGCGCACGACCGTCTGGCCGCTGATCGAGGCGGGCAAGATCACGCCCGTGATCTATCAAACTTTCCCGTTGGAGAAAGCCAACGAAGCGCATGCCCTGATGGAAGCGAGCACGCACGTGGGCAAGATCATGTTGCAAGTTGCTTGA
- a CDS encoding tetratricopeptide repeat protein — MKKLIITLLMLLAIQLPARAGFVEGASAYNNKNYALAYKEILPLAKTGNADAQHLLGLMYYMGRGLPQDYKQAMFWHRKAADQGKADAQYVVGAMYYTGNAVLQDHKQAVAWFRKAAEQNHAEAQQVLGLMYRYHMGGVQQDNVIAYMLWNLAAANGNTNAADQRAAVVRKMTHEQVEEGQALSAKWKPGTPLPRQSKTGGG, encoded by the coding sequence ATGAAAAAACTGATCATTACATTACTCATGCTGTTGGCGATACAGCTACCCGCGCGGGCTGGCTTCGTCGAAGGCGCCAGTGCCTACAACAACAAGAATTACGCGCTGGCCTACAAGGAAATCCTGCCACTGGCCAAGACCGGCAACGCCGATGCCCAGCATTTGCTGGGCTTGATGTATTACATGGGCCGCGGCTTGCCGCAGGATTACAAGCAGGCCATGTTCTGGCACCGCAAGGCGGCCGACCAGGGCAAGGCCGACGCCCAGTACGTCGTGGGCGCCATGTATTACACGGGCAACGCCGTGCTGCAGGACCACAAGCAGGCCGTGGCCTGGTTCCGCAAGGCGGCCGAGCAGAACCACGCCGAGGCGCAGCAGGTGCTGGGCCTGATGTACCGCTATCACATGGGCGGCGTGCAGCAGGATAACGTCATCGCCTACATGCTGTGGAACCTGGCGGCGGCGAACGGCAACACGAATGCGGCCGACCAGCGCGCCGCCGTCGTGCGCAAGATGACGCACGAACAAGTCGAGGAAGGGCAGGCCCTGTCGGCGAAATGGAAGCCCGGCACGCCGTTGCCGCGCCAGTCGAAGACGGGCGGCGGCTAA
- a CDS encoding GIN domain-containing protein produces the protein MKRILQLALLFLATLGLVRGVAAETRLLEMRNVDARVVRVKLDGVMEVRIRQGSVPSLSITADKRYIADVTTAQSGDTLHIETEVRGFKLGPSSIRAELVLPNLREVSSEGYGSTDVTGFTGEELTLSLEGAGSIKVVGDYRKLNASLGGVGSMQLWIGNNDRAELDLQGAGSVVLGGRGRILKASLGGLGSLNAKQFEADAVNLELSGLGNALVNAHTNAKLNLSGLGSVVVYGKPANRDVSVEGLGKVSWK, from the coding sequence ATGAAAAGAATACTGCAACTGGCGCTGCTGTTCCTGGCGACGTTGGGCCTGGTGCGCGGCGTCGCCGCCGAGACCCGCTTGCTGGAAATGCGCAACGTCGACGCCCGCGTGGTGCGCGTCAAGCTCGATGGCGTGATGGAAGTACGCATTCGCCAGGGCAGCGTGCCGTCGCTGAGCATCACGGCCGACAAGCGCTACATCGCCGATGTCACTACGGCGCAAAGCGGCGACACCCTGCACATCGAAACGGAAGTGCGCGGCTTCAAGCTCGGTCCTTCGTCGATCCGCGCGGAACTGGTGCTGCCGAATCTGCGTGAAGTGAGCTCGGAAGGCTACGGCAGCACGGACGTCACGGGATTCACGGGCGAGGAACTGACCTTGTCGCTGGAAGGGGCGGGCAGCATCAAGGTGGTCGGCGATTACCGCAAGCTTAATGCCAGCCTGGGCGGCGTGGGCAGTATGCAGCTGTGGATCGGCAATAACGACCGGGCCGAGCTGGACTTGCAGGGCGCGGGCTCGGTGGTGCTGGGCGGCCGCGGGCGCATCCTGAAAGCCAGCCTGGGTGGCCTGGGCAGCTTGAATGCGAAGCAATTCGAGGCCGATGCCGTCAACCTGGAATTGAGCGGCCTTGGCAATGCCTTGGTGAATGCCCATACGAATGCCAAGCTGAACCTGAGTGGACTCGGTTCGGTGGTGGTGTACGGCAAGCCGGCTAACCGCGACGTCAGCGTCGAGGGTCTGGGCAAAGTCAGCTGGAAGTAA
- a CDS encoding methyl-accepting chemotaxis protein produces MLSSLKARLIAIAVSIVVLAMLAVAIANFFTTRSSTLAALDTQMLQLSHSHAQAIAEWLRSKQAVVGSLKQGATAADPLPALKAAEQAGTFDMAYIGFADKHAVFSQERKRAADYDPTARPWYKLASEVGGPIITAPYIGASTGKLVVTFAEPLGGKGSVTGVMAADVMMDAVVQNVASIKPTASSYAFLVDGGGKIIAHPDGKLTLKPLAELDPGLSAQALADIEKSGDGAAIRLGDRNGILHVSKVPGSDWLLATVLDRAEATQALTSMLRASALTALLVLALAATVLSVLVARALRRLGLVRDAMEAIATGDGDLTSRLDAEGADELAQIAKAFNLFVEKIATVLVQIRSISTLVRSESADIAAGNADLSSRTEAQAGALEETASSMDELTSTVKQNAENAHAANELAVSASEVAAKGGRVVQQVVGTMAGIQESSRKIVDIIGVIDGIAFQTNILALNAAVEAARAGEQGRGFAVVASEVRNLAQRSAGAAKEIKELIGDSVEKVDAGGRLVDEAGQTMDQVVASVQQLTTIMSEITVASREQSAGIGEINTAVTHMDTMTQQNAALVEQAAAAAESLQEQAVDLAQAVGMFRLGDAGPAAAPAPVTRLKAKPAAPASAPRAPARALASVKPVKAAKSGADEWEEF; encoded by the coding sequence ATGTTGTCCTCCCTTAAGGCGCGGCTGATCGCCATCGCCGTTTCCATCGTCGTGCTGGCCATGCTGGCTGTCGCCATCGCCAATTTCTTTACTACGCGCTCCAGCACCCTGGCCGCGCTCGACACGCAGATGCTGCAGTTGTCGCACAGCCACGCGCAAGCCATCGCCGAATGGCTGCGCTCCAAGCAAGCCGTCGTGGGCTCGCTCAAGCAGGGCGCCACGGCGGCCGATCCGCTGCCGGCCCTGAAGGCGGCCGAGCAGGCCGGCACCTTCGACATGGCGTATATCGGCTTTGCCGACAAGCACGCCGTGTTTTCGCAGGAGCGCAAGCGCGCCGCCGACTATGATCCCACGGCGCGGCCCTGGTACAAGCTGGCATCCGAAGTGGGCGGCCCCATCATCACGGCACCGTACATCGGCGCCAGCACGGGCAAGCTGGTGGTGACGTTTGCCGAGCCGCTGGGCGGCAAGGGCAGCGTGACGGGCGTGATGGCGGCCGACGTGATGATGGATGCGGTGGTGCAAAACGTCGCCTCGATCAAGCCGACGGCATCGAGCTACGCCTTCCTCGTCGATGGCGGCGGCAAGATCATCGCCCACCCGGACGGCAAGCTGACCCTGAAACCGCTGGCCGAGCTGGATCCGGGCCTGAGCGCGCAGGCGCTGGCCGATATCGAAAAGAGCGGCGACGGCGCCGCCATACGCCTGGGCGACCGGAACGGCATCTTGCATGTGAGTAAAGTGCCGGGCAGCGACTGGCTGCTGGCGACCGTGCTCGACCGCGCGGAAGCGACGCAGGCATTGACCTCCATGCTGCGCGCCTCGGCCCTGACGGCCTTGCTGGTGCTGGCCCTGGCCGCCACGGTATTGAGCGTGCTGGTGGCGCGCGCCTTGCGCCGCCTGGGCCTGGTGCGCGATGCGATGGAAGCGATCGCCACGGGCGACGGCGACCTGACCAGCCGCCTCGACGCGGAAGGCGCGGACGAGCTGGCGCAGATCGCCAAGGCATTCAACTTGTTCGTCGAAAAGATCGCCACCGTGCTCGTGCAGATCCGCAGCATCAGCACCCTGGTGCGCAGCGAGTCGGCCGACATCGCCGCCGGCAATGCCGACCTGTCTTCGCGCACGGAAGCGCAGGCCGGCGCGCTGGAAGAGACGGCCAGCTCGATGGACGAGCTGACGTCGACCGTCAAGCAGAACGCGGAAAACGCGCACGCGGCCAATGAGCTGGCCGTGTCCGCCTCGGAAGTGGCGGCCAAGGGCGGCCGCGTGGTGCAGCAGGTGGTCGGCACCATGGCCGGCATCCAGGAAAGTTCGCGCAAGATCGTCGACATCATCGGCGTGATCGACGGCATCGCCTTCCAGACGAATATCCTGGCCCTGAATGCGGCCGTCGAGGCGGCGCGCGCGGGCGAGCAGGGCAGGGGCTTTGCCGTGGTGGCGTCCGAAGTGCGCAACCTGGCGCAGCGCTCCGCCGGCGCGGCCAAGGAAATCAAGGAATTGATCGGCGATTCGGTGGAGAAGGTCGATGCCGGGGGCCGTCTTGTCGATGAAGCGGGCCAGACCATGGATCAGGTGGTGGCGTCGGTACAGCAATTGACGACCATCATGAGCGAGATCACGGTGGCCAGCCGCGAACAGAGCGCCGGCATCGGCGAGATCAATACGGCCGTCACGCACATGGATACCATGACGCAGCAAAATGCGGCCCTCGTCGAGCAGGCGGCCGCCGCCGCGGAAAGCTTGCAGGAGCAAGCCGTGGATCTGGCGCAAGCCGTCGGCATGTTCCGCCTGGGCGATGCCGGTCCTGCCGCGGCGCCCGCGCCCGTGACGCGCCTCAAGGCGAAGCCAGCCGCTCCGGCTTCCGCCCCGCGCGCGCCGGCCCGCGCGCTGGCGTCGGTCAAGCCCGTCAAGGCGGCCAAGTCCGGCGCCGACGAGTGGGAAGAGTTTTAA
- the pnp gene encoding polyribonucleotide nucleotidyltransferase encodes MFNKVTKTFQYGQHQVTLETGEIARQASGAVLVSIEDTVVLATVVARKDAKPGQDFFPLTVDYVEKTYAAGKIPGGFFKREGRPSEKETLTSRLIDRPIRPLFPEGYLNEVQVIIHVLSVNPEIDPDIAAMIGASAALCVSGVPFNGPIGAARVGYANGQYILNPTVQQLKTSEMDLVVAGTETAVLMVESEAKQLSEEIMLGAVVFGHDQMKVVIDAIHDLVRDGGKPEVEWAPAPKNEALIARVAHFANAKINDAYQTKDKQERTAKLKAATSEVIADLSAEAAAAGGASIDSAEVNNILFDIEAKIVRTQILDGEPRIDGRDTRTVRPISIRTSVLPRTHGSALFTRGETQALVVATLGTARDSQKIDALMGEFTDSFMLHYNMPPFATGETGRVGTPKRREIGHGRLAKRALIAALPAAEEFSYSVRLVSEITESNGSSSMASVCGGCLALMDAGVPMKEHVAGIAMGLIKEGGKFAVLSDILGDEDHLGDMDFKVAGTRNGITALQMDIKIMGITKEIMQVALAQAKEGREHILGEMQKAMPHVKTELSDFAPRLITIKINPEKIRDVIGKGGAVIRALTEETGTQIDISDEGVVTIASVDAAAGQEAKRRIEELTASVEVGKTYEGTVLKLLDFGAIVQVMPGKDGLLHISQIANERVNAVADYLKEGQLVRVKVLETDDRGRLKLSMKAAEGNEAPAA; translated from the coding sequence ATGTTTAACAAAGTTACGAAAACCTTCCAGTACGGTCAACATCAAGTGACCCTGGAAACCGGCGAAATCGCACGTCAGGCATCCGGCGCAGTGCTGGTGTCGATCGAAGATACCGTCGTTCTGGCAACGGTGGTGGCACGCAAAGATGCCAAGCCAGGCCAGGATTTCTTCCCTTTGACGGTTGATTATGTCGAGAAAACCTATGCTGCCGGTAAAATCCCGGGCGGTTTTTTCAAGCGCGAAGGCCGTCCTTCCGAAAAAGAAACACTGACCTCCCGTCTGATCGACCGTCCTATCCGTCCGCTGTTCCCGGAAGGCTACCTGAATGAAGTGCAAGTCATCATTCACGTGCTGTCGGTCAACCCTGAAATCGATCCGGACATCGCCGCCATGATCGGCGCATCGGCCGCCCTGTGCGTATCGGGCGTGCCTTTCAACGGTCCTATCGGCGCCGCGCGCGTCGGTTACGCCAATGGCCAGTACATCCTGAACCCGACCGTCCAGCAACTGAAAACGTCGGAAATGGACCTGGTTGTCGCCGGTACCGAAACGGCCGTGCTGATGGTCGAATCGGAAGCGAAACAGCTGTCCGAAGAAATCATGCTGGGCGCCGTGGTCTTCGGCCACGACCAGATGAAAGTCGTCATCGACGCGATTCACGACCTGGTGCGTGACGGCGGCAAGCCGGAAGTCGAATGGGCGCCTGCGCCGAAAAACGAAGCACTGATCGCCCGCGTCGCGCATTTCGCCAACGCCAAGATCAATGACGCGTATCAAACCAAGGACAAGCAAGAGCGTACGGCCAAGCTGAAAGCGGCGACGTCGGAAGTGATCGCCGACCTGTCGGCTGAAGCGGCTGCCGCCGGCGGCGCGTCGATTGATAGCGCAGAAGTGAACAACATCCTGTTCGACATCGAAGCGAAAATCGTCCGTACGCAAATCCTGGACGGCGAGCCACGCATCGACGGCCGCGACACGCGCACCGTGCGTCCGATCTCGATCCGCACCAGCGTGCTGCCACGCACCCATGGTTCGGCCCTGTTCACGCGCGGCGAAACGCAGGCGCTGGTCGTGGCAACTTTGGGCACCGCCCGCGACAGCCAGAAGATCGATGCGCTGATGGGCGAGTTTACCGATTCGTTCATGCTGCATTACAACATGCCTCCGTTCGCCACCGGCGAAACGGGCCGCGTCGGTACGCCGAAACGCCGCGAAATCGGCCACGGCCGTCTGGCCAAGCGCGCGCTGATCGCCGCCCTGCCGGCAGCTGAAGAGTTCAGCTACTCGGTGCGCCTGGTATCGGAAATCACGGAATCGAACGGTTCCTCGTCGATGGCATCGGTGTGCGGCGGCTGCCTGGCACTGATGGACGCCGGCGTGCCGATGAAAGAACACGTGGCCGGTATCGCCATGGGCCTGATCAAGGAAGGCGGCAAGTTTGCCGTGCTGTCCGACATCCTGGGCGACGAAGATCACCTGGGCGACATGGACTTCAAGGTAGCCGGTACCCGCAACGGTATCACGGCGCTGCAGATGGACATCAAGATCATGGGCATCACCAAGGAAATCATGCAAGTGGCACTGGCGCAAGCCAAGGAAGGCCGCGAGCACATCCTGGGCGAAATGCAAAAAGCCATGCCGCACGTCAAAACCGAACTGTCCGATTTCGCACCGCGTCTGATCACCATCAAGATCAACCCGGAAAAAATCCGTGACGTGATCGGCAAGGGCGGCGCCGTGATCCGCGCGCTGACCGAAGAGACGGGCACCCAGATCGACATCAGCGACGAAGGCGTGGTCACCATCGCTTCCGTCGACGCTGCCGCCGGCCAGGAAGCCAAGCGCCGCATCGAAGAACTGACCGCTTCCGTCGAAGTGGGCAAGACCTACGAAGGCACCGTGCTGAAACTGCTGGACTTCGGCGCCATCGTGCAAGTCATGCCAGGCAAGGACGGCTTGCTGCACATCTCGCAGATCGCCAACGAGCGCGTCAACGCCGTGGCCGACTACCTGAAAGAAGGCCAGCTGGTTCGCGTCAAGGTTCTGGAAACGGACGACCGCGGCCGTCTGAAACTGTCGATGAAAGCTGCCGAAGGCAACGAAGCGCCAGCCGCTTAA
- the rpsO gene encoding 30S ribosomal protein S15 has product MTVENINKAAIIADNARGQNDTGSPEVQVALLTARINELNGHFKAHSKDHHSRRGLIMMVNRRKSLLSYLKAKDATRYRDLIAKLGLRK; this is encoded by the coding sequence ATGACAGTAGAAAACATCAACAAAGCCGCTATCATCGCGGACAACGCACGTGGTCAAAACGACACCGGCTCCCCTGAAGTGCAAGTTGCACTGCTGACAGCTCGCATCAACGAACTGAACGGCCACTTCAAAGCCCACTCGAAAGATCACCACTCCCGCCGCGGCCTGATCATGATGGTCAACCGTCGTAAGAGCCTGTTGTCCTACCTGAAGGCTAAAGACGCTACCCGTTATCGCGACCTGATCGCTAAACTTGGTCTGCGCAAGTAA
- the bamE gene encoding outer membrane protein assembly factor BamE domain-containing protein — protein sequence MKKLLKSATPLLFAALAGCASWNAPPPQPGEPRAAVEARLGRPTNIYQLPTGAELEYATGPYGQYTYMARFGPDDRLISYEQVLDTPGFARIKVGVSTQQDVLHTLGRPTETSYLPLPKLHVWSYRYKESGVWDSMMHVHFDHDGIVRMMMNGPDPDKEERRFFW from the coding sequence ATGAAAAAATTGCTCAAATCAGCAACACCGCTGCTGTTTGCCGCGCTGGCCGGCTGCGCCAGCTGGAACGCCCCGCCGCCCCAGCCGGGCGAACCGCGCGCCGCCGTGGAAGCGCGCCTGGGCCGTCCGACGAATATCTACCAGCTTCCCACGGGAGCGGAACTCGAATACGCGACGGGACCGTACGGCCAGTACACCTACATGGCCCGTTTCGGCCCCGACGACAGGTTGATTTCCTACGAGCAAGTGCTCGACACGCCAGGCTTTGCCCGCATCAAGGTGGGCGTGTCGACCCAGCAAGACGTGCTGCACACCCTGGGCCGCCCGACGGAAACATCGTATCTGCCGCTGCCGAAACTGCACGTCTGGTCCTACCGCTACAAGGAATCGGGCGTGTGGGACTCCATGATGCACGTGCACTTCGACCACGACGGCATCGTGCGCATGATGATGAACGGGCCCGATCCGGACAAGGAGGAGCGGCGCTTCTTCTGGTAA